One segment of Triticum aestivum cultivar Chinese Spring chromosome 2A, IWGSC CS RefSeq v2.1, whole genome shotgun sequence DNA contains the following:
- the LOC123191107 gene encoding exocyst complex component EXO70A1 gives MEGLAQRAALLRDSLGKSQAATDAVVSILGSFDSRLSALDAAMRPIQLRTHAVRTAHENIDRTLRSADVILTQFDRTREAEREIQKGPNENLQGFLDAVDRLRSIERFFSSNRSYSSSDRVLSHVNGLLSKALVKMEGEFQNQLTQRSKPMEPDRLFDCLPSTLRPSAESRSEGGKHPPGGAQSDNHETAEAAVYKPPALIEPKFVPLLAKLAQQLVQAGCQQQCAEIYSEARASALESSLKNLGVEKLSKDEVQKMPWEILESKIGNWIHFMRIAVKLLFAGERQLCDQVFQCSQSLRDKCFSAITKNSLATLLSFGEAIAMSKRSPEKLFVLLDMYEIMCELQTEIDTIFVGESCSQMRDSALSLTKCLAQTAQKTFSDFEEAVEKDATKNIHTDGTVHPLTSYVINYVKFLFDYQSTLKQLFQEFKREDGSGSELASVTMSIMQALQNNLDAKAKQYKDPALMHIFLMNNIHYIVKSVRRSEAKDLLGDDWIQRHRRIVQQNANQYRRVAWSKVLQCLSGQGLTSSGGSGQVGSEGGNSSGASRTAVKERFRSFNLQFEEIYQKQCGWSVPDSELRESLRLAVAEILLPAYRSFQKRFGPLIENSKAPGKYVKHTPEQLELFLGNLFEGKQERP, from the exons atGGAGGGCCTGGCGCAGCGCGCGGCGCTGCTGCGGGACTCGCTCGGGAAGAGCCAGGCGGCCACCGACGCCGTCGTCTCCATCCTCGGCTCCTTCGACAGCCGCCTCTCCGCGCTCGACGCCGCCATGCGCCCCATCCAGCTCCGCACCCACGCCGTCCGCACCGCCCACGAGAACATCGACCGCACCCTCCGCTCCGCAGACGTCATCCTCACACAGTTCGACCGCACCAGAGAG GCAGAGCGCGAAATACAAAAAGGTCCTAATGAGAACCTCCAGGGTTTCCTCGACGCGGTCGACCGGCTGCGCAGCATCGAGCGCTTCTTCAGCTCCAATAGGAGCTACAGCAGCAGCGACCGGGTGCTCAGCCACGTGAACGGCCTCCTCTCCAAGGCCCTGGTGAAGATGGAAGGTGAATTCCAGAACCAGTTGACTCAGCGCAG CAAACCGATGGAGCCTGACCGTCTTTTCGACTGCCTTCCGAGTACGCTTCGGCCATCAGCCGAGTCTCGGTCTGAAGGTGGGAAACACCCGCCAGGTGGCGCGCAATCTGATAACCATGAAACCGCGGAGGCTGCCGTATACAAGCCTCCTGCACTTATTGAGCCCAAGTTTGTTCCTTTGCTTGCTAAATTGGCACAGCAGCTGGTCCAAGCTGGATGCCAACAGCAATGTGCAGAAATATACAG CGAAGCTCGTGCTTCAGCTTTAGAGTCGAGTTTGAAGAACTTGGGTGTTGAGAAACTGAGTAAAGATGAAGTGCAGAAAATGCCTTGGGAGATTTTGGAGTCTAAAATAGGGAACTGGATTCATTTCATGCGAATTGCT GTGAAACTTCTTTTCGCTGGGGAACGCCAGCTCTGTGACCAAGTTTTTCAATGTAGCCAATCTTTAAGGGATAAGTGCTTTTCTGCAATAACCAAGAACAGTTTGGCTACTCTACTCAGCTTTGGTGAGGCAATTGCTATGAGTAAAAGATCACCGGAGAAATTGTTTGTTCTGCTAGACATGTATGAGATAATGTGTGAACTTCAAACAGAG ATTGACACCATCTTTGTTGGAGAATCATGCTCTCAAATGCGTGACTCTGCACTCAGTCTGACAAAATGTTTAGCACAAACTGCACAGAAGACTTTCAGTGATTTCGAAGAAGCTGTCGAGAAGGATGCAACAAAGAATATTCATACTGATGGAACAGTTCATCCTTTGACAAGCTATGTGATTAACTATGTTAAATTTTTATTTGA CTATCAATCAACTCTGAAacagctcttccaggaattcaaaaGGGAAGATGGATCAGGTTCTGAGCTGGCATCTGTGACCATGAGTATTATGCAAGCTTTACAAAATAATTTGGATGCAAAAGCAAAACAATACAAGGATCCTGCATTGATGCACATCTTTTTGATGAATAACATTCATTATATTGTTAAATCTGTCCGCAG ATCAGAAGCCAAGGATTTATTGGGCGATGACTGGATTCAAAGACATCGAAGGATTGTACAGCAAAATGCAAACCAATATAGAAGGGTTGCTTGGTCAAAG GTGTTGCAATGCCTCTCGGGTCAAGGTTTGACTTCATCAGGAGGTAGTGGTCAAGTAGGAAGCGAAGGTGGCAATAGCAGTGGAGCTTCAAGAACAGCTGTGAAAGAGAG ATTCAGGTCTTTCAATCTGCAATTTGAAGAGATTTATCAAAAGCAGTGTGGCTGGTCTGTTCCAGATTCAGAGTTGCGTGAGTCATTGAGACTGGCAGTTGCAGAAATTCTGTTACCCGCGTACAGATCCTTCCAAAAACGCTTCGG GCCTCTCATCGAGAACAGCAAAGCGCCTGGGAAGTACGTCAAGCACACGCCCGAGCAGCTTGAGCTGTTCCTGGGCAACCTATTCGAGGGGAAACAAGAACGTCCTTGA